In Nostoc piscinale CENA21, the genomic stretch GATCGCCGCGTGCGTTTAGCACTGCAATCAGAAGACGTACTGCATGGCTTTTATATTCCTGCATTCCGCCTCAAACAAGACATCATTCCCAGCCATACCATCGACTTTGAATTTACCCCCATTCGCCAGGGCCAATATCGCCTCACAGACTCCCAATATAGCGGCACTTACTTTGCCACCATGCAGGCAAACGTCGTTGTGGAATCTGACGAAGACTATCACAAATGGTTGGCGAAAATCGCCACACAAAAACCCGCCCCCGCTAATAATCAAGCTGCTTCTGAATACGCCCAAACAGCCAACGAACCCGTAAAAAATGGTTGGGATACTGTTGTACCCGCCGCACCTCCTGTGGTCAATTATTCCGGTTGACAGCAAACTAATTCCCTACACCCTCACATCCTTCACACCCCTGTTTCTTCACAAGAACAATGACTAACATCCCTATTGATGGTCTTAGCCTCCCGGCTGAGAAACCACACCACGAAACCCCAGGAGGCTGGAAAGAATATTTCAGCTTTAGCACCGACCACAAAGTAATCGGTATTCAATACCTTGTTACTTCCTTTTTCTTCTTTCTCATCGGCGGTATCTTCGCCATGATTCTGCGGGGAGAATTAATCACCCCCGAAGCCGACTTAATTGACCGCACCGTATATAACGGTATGTTCACCATGCACGGCACAGTCATGCTGTTCTTGTGGACATTTCCCTCACTAGTGGGTTTTGCTAACTACCTCGTCCCCTTAATGATTGGGGCGCGAGACATGGCCTTCCCCCGCCTCAACGCCGTCGCCTTTTGGATGGTTCCCGTAGTTGGGATTTTGTTGATGGCCAGCTTCTTTGTTCCTGGTGGCCCTGCTCAAGCAGGTTGGTGGGCTTATCCTCCCGTTAGTCTACAAAATCCCACAGGTAACTTGATTAACGGTCAAGTTTTATGGCTGTTGGCAGTCGCCATTTCTGGTGTCTCCTCAATTATGGGTGCTGTCAACTTTGTGACCACCATCGTCAAGATGCGTGCGCCCGGTATGACCTTCTTTCGGATGCCTTTATTTGTCTGGGCAGTCCTCAGCGCCCAAATCATCCAATTGTTTGGTTTACCTGCCCTGACAGCAGGTGCAGTTATGTTGTTACTTGACCTTACCGTTGGTACTGGCTTTTTTAACCCCAGCAACGGCGGCAACCCAGTCATGTTCCAGCATTACTTCTGGTTCTACTCCCACCCGGCTGTGTATGTAATTATTTTGCCAGTTTTCGGTATCTTCTCCGAAATCTTCCCTGTCTACTCTCGCAAACCTTTATTCGGTTACAAAGTCGTTGCAATTTCATCACTGTTAATTGCTGTCGTCAGCGCCATTGTTTGGGTACACCACATGTATGTCAGTGGTACACCTGCTTGGATGCGGTTGATTTTCATGTTAACAACCATGTTTGTGTCTGTGCCTACCGGCATTAAGGTATTTGCTTGGGTAGCGACAATTTGGGGTGGTAAGTTGCGCTTGAATACACCCATGTTATTTGCCTTGGGTGGATTAATCATGTTTGTCTTCGCTGGCATCACAGGGATTATGCTTTCTTCTGTACCTGTGGATGTTCACGTTAACAATACCTACTTTGTGGTTGGACACTTCCACTACGTCCTCTTCGGCACAGTGACAATGGGCTTGTATGCTGCTATTTATCACTGGTTCCCCAAAATGACTGGTCGGATGTACTACGAGGGCTGGGGTAAATTACATTTCTGGTTGTCATTTATTGGTACTAACCTCAACTTCTTACCTATGCACCCACTAGGTTTGCAAGGGATGTTACGCCGGGTTTCTTCCTATGCACCAGAGTATGAACAGTGGAATATCATTGCGAGTCTGGGTGCATTTTTGTTAGGTATGTCTACCTTGCCATTCATCTTCAACATGGTGATTTCTTGGATGCAAGGCGAAAAAGCGACTGATAACCCTTGGCGGGCAATTGGTTTAGAGTGGTTAGTTTCTTCACCACCACCTGTTGAAAACTTTGAAAAAATTCCTGTAGTCATCTCTGAACCTTACGGTTACGGCAAATCAGAACCTTTGGTAGCAGAAGAGAAGGGTGTAGGGGTGTAAAGGGTATAGGGGTGTAGGGAATTAACACCCCTCAAACCCTCAAACCCTTACACCCTCACACCCTCACACCCCTATTTCTCCAACGAACGAATCAGGAAAAACAATAACTTCCCAACTGATTCACATTGATTAACGACAGGAATAATAATTTGTGATGAAGCTAGTTCAACACGAATAGACAATAACAAATGTGTTTCTAGCTCTTTGAGGGAACCTTGGGCGATGTATAAAAATTGAATATACTCGCCACGTGTTCTTCTTCCATAACTTCAGCAATATTAGCTGGAACTGATGCTGCGGCTCTACGAATTTGAGCAATCATTCCATAAGTTTCTTCTTTGGGAAATGCTTTTGTTGCTTTGTAACAGAATTCAGCAACATTCATAGCTTCTTGCCAAACTTTCAAATCTCGATAAGACTGCATTAACGGTTCGGATATTAGTGTTACTTCGTTTTACTCCACAGTCAATAGAAGTGCCTAGAAGTTTTTACACCCTTACAACCCCTACACCCTTATACCCTGAGATCCCTATGGACAGTTCTCTAGATTCCTATCAGTTGCAGAATCACTCTCATCATAGTGGTGAGCATGGACATGACGAAGAAGGCAATAAAATGTTTGGTTTTATTGTTTTCTTACTGTCAGAAAGTGTGATTTTCTTGAGTTTTTTCGCCGGCTACATTGTCTATAAGTTAACAAATCCTAACTGGCTACCAGCTGGTGTAGAAGGATTAGAAGTTAGAGAACCAGCCATTAATACTGTTGTGCTGGTTGCTAGTAGCTTTGTGATTTATTTGGCAGAACGCGCTTTGCAACGTCAAAACCTGTCTGGTTTTCGGATGTATCTGCTGGCAACAATGGCAATGGGCAGTTACTTCTTAGTCGGACAAGCTATTGAATGGAGTCACTTGGCTTTTGGTTTCACATCTGGAACTTTTGGCGGGATGTTCTACCTGTTAACTGGTTTTCATGGTTTGCACGTTTTAACAGGTATTCTGTTGCAATTAATGATTTTGATCCGTTCTTTCATTCCTGGCAATTACGAATCTAGCCACTTTGGTGTGAATGCTACTTCACTATTTTGGCACTTTGTAGATGTAATCTGGATTGTATTGTTTGTTCTGCTCTATATTTGGCAGTAAATATTAAATTTGTCTAAAAACAAAGCCAATTTTCAGGGGAAGAGTCAGATAATTTATCTTTTCCTCTGTTTTTCATTTTGAGATATTCTCAAAAGTATTTTATGCCTAGTGAGCAAATTATGTCACTCTATCTCTGTATAGATGTGAAAAAATCTCTTTCCAAGATAAAAATTGGAAGGCTTAATGTAGAAAATTTAATTTTACTGAGCTAAACACATTCAGCAGATACAACTTCCCCAGAAATATTTAATTTACCAATGGCAATCCAATCTTTAGTAGAAAGCCCAATTATTGCATTTACTATTCTGCTCACAGTAATTTTTACTGTACCACCAATATTTGAAAAATTACGATTGCCTGGATTAGTGGGTTTGCTAGTAGCTGGTGTAATTTTAGGAGAAAATGGTTTAAAGTTACTCAATTCTGAATCAGATACCATCAAACTACTATCAGATATTGGCAAAATTTATTTGATGTTTGTCGCAGGTTTAGAAATTGACTTAGAGCAGTTTCGCAAAACTAAAAATCGTTCTATTGGATTTGGAACTCTGACTTTTTTAGTGCCGTTAATAGCTGGTATTTTGGTTGGGCGGTTATTTAACTTTGGTTGGAATTCTTCTTTTCTGATTGGTTCTTTACTGGCATCCCATACTTTATTGGCTTATCCAATTGTTAGTCGTTTGGGCGTGGTTACAAATGAAGCTGTGACTGTAACAATTGGTGCAACGATTTTTACTGACACAGGTGCTTTGTTGGTATTAGCAATTTGTGTGGGAATTCATGGTGGAGAATTTACAGCCTTGAGTTTAGCCACACTCTTGGGTGGATTGGCAATTTATTCGGTTGTGGTTTTGTTTGGCTTTGACTGGGCTGGTAAGGAATTTTTTCGGCGTTCGGGAGATGAACAAAGCAATCAGTTTTTGTTTATTTTACTAGCATTATTTTTGGCTTCTGTGGGAGCACAAGTTATTGGGGTTGAGAAAATTGTTGGGG encodes the following:
- the ctaD gene encoding cytochrome c oxidase subunit I translates to MTNIPIDGLSLPAEKPHHETPGGWKEYFSFSTDHKVIGIQYLVTSFFFFLIGGIFAMILRGELITPEADLIDRTVYNGMFTMHGTVMLFLWTFPSLVGFANYLVPLMIGARDMAFPRLNAVAFWMVPVVGILLMASFFVPGGPAQAGWWAYPPVSLQNPTGNLINGQVLWLLAVAISGVSSIMGAVNFVTTIVKMRAPGMTFFRMPLFVWAVLSAQIIQLFGLPALTAGAVMLLLDLTVGTGFFNPSNGGNPVMFQHYFWFYSHPAVYVIILPVFGIFSEIFPVYSRKPLFGYKVVAISSLLIAVVSAIVWVHHMYVSGTPAWMRLIFMLTTMFVSVPTGIKVFAWVATIWGGKLRLNTPMLFALGGLIMFVFAGITGIMLSSVPVDVHVNNTYFVVGHFHYVLFGTVTMGLYAAIYHWFPKMTGRMYYEGWGKLHFWLSFIGTNLNFLPMHPLGLQGMLRRVSSYAPEYEQWNIIASLGAFLLGMSTLPFIFNMVISWMQGEKATDNPWRAIGLEWLVSSPPPVENFEKIPVVISEPYGYGKSEPLVAEEKGVGV
- a CDS encoding cytochrome c oxidase subunit 3; its protein translation is MDSSLDSYQLQNHSHHSGEHGHDEEGNKMFGFIVFLLSESVIFLSFFAGYIVYKLTNPNWLPAGVEGLEVREPAINTVVLVASSFVIYLAERALQRQNLSGFRMYLLATMAMGSYFLVGQAIEWSHLAFGFTSGTFGGMFYLLTGFHGLHVLTGILLQLMILIRSFIPGNYESSHFGVNATSLFWHFVDVIWIVLFVLLYIWQ